From the Oceanobacillus kimchii X50 genome, the window GATTATATATTCTTTTTTAATTATTGACTATTACATCAGAGATAATAGACATAAAAAAAGAAAAGGGTGGAACTGAAATATTTAATCAGAAGATAAACATGAATGAACTAAGCTTTGAAAATCACTCCATATATTTCCAGAGCCAATTTGCAAAATCATCCATCTTCTGAATAATACTACTTCGTATGTCCCATCCTCATCTTAAATTACACTTGTGGTCCTTCTACTTTTTCTTTTTTTGTGAAATCTACCGGTTTATCTTTAACTGTACGGGCTCTCCAAACGAACCACAATTGTGATGCAAAGAGTAGAGAAGAATACGTTCCAGCCAATAATCCTATTAGTAACGCAAGCGCAAAACTCCAAATAGATGTCGCGCCTAAAATCAAAAACGCTAATACAGCGATAATTGTTGTTACTGAAGTATTCACAGTTCTGGTAAAGGATTGTACAATACTTCTATTAACAACTCCTGCTAATGCTTTAAAGGATTTTACCCGTTTTTCACGACGAATGTTTTCACGGATTCGATCAAATATAACAATAGTGTTATTGATTGAGTAACCAACTATAGTTAAAATCGCAGCAACAATCGTAACGTTAAATTCTATTTGTGTGACACTGAATAACACAAGCATCAGAAATACATCATGTAATAATGCGATGACCGCCGTAATACCAAAGAAAAATTCAAATCGAATGGTTACGTAGGCTATCATAAAAATTGATGCTATTGAAACTGCATATATTGCATTTTTAACTAATTCTTGTCCTACTATTGGTGATACAACACTTACACTTGGTGTTTGACCATAAAGTTCATTAAAATGCTGTTGAACTTCATCTACACCAGATTCATCAAGTACAGTGTCAAAACGTGCAACTGCAATTTGATTATTTTCTCCTGATAAATTCACGGAGCTAACTTCATGACCAAGTTCTGCAAATTGGTTTTCCACTTCTTCGGCAGTTAGGGACTGGTCAGCAACCACCTCTATCCTAGAACCACTTGTAAAATCAACTCCAGGATTTATTCGGAAAATACCAATAGCGATTGCGCCAACAATAACTATAATCGAAGTTGTAATAAAAAATTTCTTTCGATGTTTGACAAAATTGATGGAACGTCCAAAGATTTTCGGGTCTTCTTCCGGTTTTGCAATGTCTTGGATTTGTGTTTTATTAACACCTAGCCATGGTTTTCGGTTTTTAAGAACTCCACTCTGTACCCATAACCCCAGTAATAGACGTGTTCCAAGTACTGCTGTAAGGAAGCTTAAAATTATACTGATGATTAACATTGTAGCGAATCCCTTTACAGAACTTGTTCCGAAAATAAATAATACAATAGCTGCAATTAAAGTCGTTATATTCGCATCTAATATAGTTATAAATGAATTTGAATTACCCGATTTAAAGGAAGCCTTTACGGATTTTCCTAGTCGAAGTTCTTCTTTTATTCGTTCGAAAGTAATTACATTAGCGTCAACTGCCATTCCAACACCAAGTATTAACGCAGCAATACCAGGTAATGTTAGAACTCCGTTTAGCATTTCAAAAACTAAGATTACCAAATATACATATACTGCGAGGTTAATTGCAGCAATGATTCCAGAAAAACGATAGAAACCAATCATAAATAAGATAATTAATCCAACACCGACAATACCTGCAAACACTGTCTCGTTTAATGCCTGTTCACCAAATTGAGCACCTACAGATGTTGAAAATATTTCAGTCATATGTACAGGTAATGAACCTGAATTAATAATATCTGCCATTTGCTGTGCAGACTCAACCGTAAAATTACCATTAATCATAACATTACTAGAATTGATTGGACCATCTACATTTGGAGCCGACACGTATTTGGGTTCAGATTTTGCAGACTCTTCTTCAAAAGAATCACCTTCTTGATAATCCATCCAAATAACTAAACGACTATCTTCCTTTTCACTAATTTCAGTAGTAACATCACCAAACTTAGATGCATCTTTTAATTGCAATGTAACAATGGGAGCATTTGTATTGGGATCAAAGTCTTGCTTTGCACTTCCTTCTACTAGATCAGTTCCGTCCAAATACAAATTATCATTAACATCACGGAAGGTTAGATGTGCGGAAGTTGATAGCATTTCCCTAGCTTCCGCTTGATTATCTACTCCTGCTAATTGAACTCGAATTCGATTATCACCTTCGATATCAATTACAGCTTCACTGATACCTAAACGGTTTACTCTGTCATTCAATGTTTGTACTGTACCTTCTAATAAACTCTGTGAAATTTCTTGAGATGAATCTACCGGTTCTACTTCATATAAAACTTCAAAACCACCTTGTAAATCGAGTCCGAGGTTTACATCTTTTGTGATATTGGTAAACGTTGTTCCAATTACTCCTGCCAAAGCTAATACGACAAGAAAAAAGGCAACGATTCTACCTCTTTTTTTCATCGAATCCATTTCCTCCTTCATATGTATTACGATTATTATTATTATGCATCTGCATTATTTTCTGTCAATGCAACAATAGATGCCATCAAGTCCTCATTTTGATAGGAAGACATGGTTAAATAACTTAGGTAAATATTTGAACCTAAGTGAAAAATATCCTGAATAACTTCATATAACCGTTTTTCTGGATCTCCTCTCCACACCTTTTCTTTTAAGCATCTCCAAACATCATCCGCTGTAGCCTGTGAATAGCCTAGCATTTCTAGCTCTTCCGCTTTACTTTGTAATGCCGGAATAATGGTTTGTTTCCATCCATCCACATTATGCTTCATTTCCATTTTATCGCCACCAATTCCATTATAGATTGGAACAACTGTCATGCTTTGTCCACCTAATTGCATATATATCATTGTATATCAATTTTAAATATTTGAGAAGGCAGGTCGACAATTATGACCAAACAATCATTTCTACAAGGAGCTATTATATTAATTGTAGCTGGAATGATTACCCGTTTTATGGGATTTATTAACCGTATTGTTGTTGCAAGATTGATGGGAGAAGAAGGTGTTGGATTATATATGATGGCATTACCAACTCTATTTCTGGTAATGACATTAACACAGTTCGGACTTCCAGTTGCTATTTCAAAACGAGTTGCTGAAGCTGATGCGCAAAATGATCAACAAAAAATTAAGAAAATAGTCGTTGTATCTTTAGCAATTACTCTATCCGCTAGTATTGTCTTTACTGCAATATTAATACTTATTGCTCCTTTGGTGGCATCAACGTTGTTAACAGATGAACGCGTCATGGTACCACTTATTGTTATTAGTCCTATTATTCCAATTGCAGCTGTGTCAGCAGTATTACGAGGGTATTTTCAAGGAAAACAAAATATGACTCCTCAAAGTGTAGCTCAAGTTATCGAACAAATAGTAAGAATTATATGCGTTGCCCTATTTATTCAGCTACTTCTTCCTTATGGAGTAGAATACGCAGCTGCCGGAGCAATGTTTAGTGTTATTTTAGGTGAATTCATTTCATTACTGTATATGGTTCGTAAATTTAAACGGAAACGAACGATTAAAGTAAGGAATAATTTTTTTAAAGTATTAGCTGACGGAAAACAAACAGCGAAAGACTTATTTTCTATCTCAATACCTACCTTAGGTAGCAGAATGATTGGTTCATTCTCTAACTTTTTAGACCCCATTTTGGTTGTTCAAAGTCTTGCACTCGCAGGAGTAACAGCTACTGTTGCTACGAAGCAATACGGAGAACTCACCGGATATGCGATGCCTTTGTTATTTCTACCAACATTTATTACAAGTTCTTTATCTATTGCACTCGTTCCTTCTATAGCAGAAGCGGAAGCCAATAAGCAGATAAAAATGATTCACAACCGTATTCATCAATCAATACGAATTTCCTTTGCATCTGGAGCAATTTCAACTGTCGTTCTTACGATCTTTGCGACAGAGATACTTACGTATATGTACGGTTCAAGTTCTGCAAGTAAATTCTTGTTGTTGATGGCACCTTTTTTCTTATTTCTTTATATACAAGCTCCCTTACAATCTGCACTACAGGCACTTGATTTAGCTAGACCAGCTATGTGGAATAGCCTTATCGGTATGGGAATGAAATTTTTAATAATGATCTTATTTGCATCGAATCCTTCATTTGGCATATTAGGTGCTGCCATGGCAATTTGTGTAAGTGTAGTAATTGTAACGCTCCTTCACTTAGCAGTATTAAAGAAAAATATTAATTATATGATTCCGTTTATTGATTTTGTTAAGATGATTGTCTTAGTTGGTCTTACATTTGGTATCGGATATTCATTAAAGCAAATCATGCCTAATCTTGACGGACAAATTATTATTTTTGGAGCTTTATTAATTGTATTACTATTAATATATATCCTATTGCTATTTATATTAAAATTTATAACAAAGCAAGAGCTTCAGCAAATTCCCTTATTCAGAAAAAACAAGTAATACTACTGGTACTTTAAAAAATTGAAAAGAAAATAACGACCAATAGTTGGATTTTATTCTTATATCCGTATTAGTCGTTATTTTCTTTTTATCCCGTATGAGTTAATTTCATGTGTGAAAACTGAAAATTGTTCTGCTTGATTTCCATTGCAGGGAATGCTTTTTAGTAGATTCTTAATTATACGATAACTAAAATAAAGACGAACACAATTTCTAGTGGATCTTCAGTTCACGCTATTCCTACAGGAGTCGTCGTCTTCAATTACAATCGAAGGCAAATGAAGTTTCTCTTTATTATCATTAACTTATTATCAAATGAATTCAAATTTATTATGCTTCTACATATTGGTATAAGGTAATAAATATCGAAAATAAATATATATGGAAGATACAATTAATGATATAAATACGATAATCAATCCAAATTTCATAAAACGGAGAAAAGGTATTTTTTCACCTGCAGTTTCTGCCATCCCCGCAACAACAACATTTGCTGAAGCACCAATTAGCGTAGCATTTCCTCCTAAACAAGCTCCTATAGCTAGTGCCCACCATATTGGGTCCAAATAAATCATTCCATAAGATTCAAATTCTTGAATTACTGGGATCATAGCTGCAACAAATGGAATATTATCAATAAACCCAGAGAATATCCCAGACATCCATAATATAAGTATTGTAGTCGTTACATAATCCCCTTCTGTAGTTGCAACTAATAATCTTGCTAGTTCATCAATAATACCGACCTGTTCTAATCCCCCAACAATAGTAAATAAACCAATAAAGAAAAATAATGTTACCCATTCTACTTTAGAAAATACTTTTTCAGTATGTAAATCCTTTTCTGTAAGTAGTAAAAGTAGAATAGCCCCTGATAGAGCAATAGCTGTCATTGACACATGTACAATTGAATGGAGTATAAAGCCCATTATGGTTAGCAATAGCACACTTACTGATTTATATAATAAAGGAGAGATTAATAATTTTTCCTTTGCGTCTAGCTTTACTATTTTCTCAACTTCTGGTCGTGCTTCTTTTAAGGATTTGCGAAATATAACTAACAAGAATAATATCTGAATAACAAACATTATTATTGCCACTGGTCCTGTATGTTGTAGAAATGATAGGAAAGTAAAATGATCGACAGCTTGTCCAATCATTATATTTGGAGGGTCCCCAATTAAAGTCGCAGACCCTCCTATATTTGAACTAAAAATGATCATTAATAAAAAGGGAAACAACGGTAAGTTTAGTAATTTCGTTATTTGAATCATAACAGGCACAAAAATTAGTACAGTTGTCACATTGTCTAGAAATGCTGAACCAATAGCCGTTAAAATACCAGAACCAATCAGTAAAGCAATCGGATTACCTTTTACTTTTTGCGCAAAACGAATTGCGATAAATGTAAATAGTCCTGTTTTTTCAGTGATTGAAATGAGAACCATCATCGAAAATAATAAAGCAATTGTATTCCAATCAATATATTGCGTAAATACCTCATCTATCGTATATACACCTGTTAATATTAAAAGAGTTCCACCCGCCAGTGCTATAATTGCTCGGTTAACTTTTTCCGTCATAATAAAAATATAACTTACGATAAAGATAATTCCTGTAAGAATCACTTCCATATATCTTATCCTCTCGTTACAAATATTTATATCACCGTACTTATTCGTGTAAATCTCCCTGTGAAAACTGGGAGGTAGGATAACAGATACTATCTCCCACTAACTTGCTAAACGTCAATGGATACTTAATCATCCATTGACATAAGACTCCCTTATAAGACTATATGCAAAGATAGAGTGAAATATCTTCTTCTAAATTGAATTCTTAGGAATAAACTGTATTAGATGAGGACAAACACTTTCTAAAGGAGGCTTATAGTTTGAATAGAAATCAGTGGACTGCGTTATTATATGGATGGATTGCTTTATTCGGAATTTTAATCATTGCTAGTTTTATTCTGGCATTGCTGCTCAATTTCACAGAATTTAGCGAGTCAGCTTTAAGTTTAGTTACTTTAATAATTGGTATTGTAGCTCTTTTCATTGGAGGATTAATTGCAGGATTAAAAGGAAAAAACAAAGGATGGATGATTGGAGCTATGATTGGAGTAGGTTTCACATTATTAATATTTCTAGTGCAATATTTAGGTTATCAGCAAGGTTTTTCGTTAAAACAAACTGCCTATCATAGTCTTTATCTAGGTGTTGCACTTCTTGGGGGTATTATAGGTGTAAATTTATCAGGTACTACCGAGGTTGAATAAAGTAGATAATTAAAAAAGCTAATGGTGATGTATATGCCCTTTTAAAGCGCCACATCGTCATTAGCTTCTTTTATCTTCCCATAACTACATCTTATGTATATATGGGCTAAGTGAAATTAGTCTTGTTTAACTTCACGAATAGCATTACGATCGTAAGTTAACTTCGTACCTTCTGGTGTAATTAATACAATCGTACCTTCATCTAACGCATGGATTTTAGCGTGTAAGCCACCAATAGTAATGATATCATTACCTTTTTCTAAGTTATCCTGCATTTGTTTTACTTGCTTTTGACGCTTTTGTTGTGGACGAATAAGTAGGAAATAAAAAATCGCAAACATTATTATAATCCACAAAAATGGCATAATAGCTTCCATCTACTTCAACTCCTTTCTAAAAGTTCTTTGGATTAGCTTTGTTTAATCCATATTGTTCAAAGAATGACTCTTTGAAATCACCAAGTCGATCTTCTTTTATAGCAGTTCGGACTTGCTCCATTAATTTTAACAGAAAATGCAAGTTATGATAAGTCGTAAGTCTGAACCCGAATGTTTCATTACATTTTATTAAATGCCTGATGTATGCTCTTGAGTAATTTTTGCACACGTGACAACTACAATTCTCATCTATCGGATTAAAATCTCGAGCATATTTTGCATTTCTTACTACTAATCGTCCATTTGATGTCATGCATGTTCCGTTACGTGCAATTCGGGTTGGTAGTACACAGTCAAACATATCAATACCCCGAATCGCTCCGTCTATCAGTGCATCTGGTGAACCAACTCCCATTAAGTAACGAGGTTTATGCGATGGTAGAAGCGGTGTAGTAAATTCTAATACTTGATTCATTATATGCTTTGGCTCCCCAACAGAAAGTCCGCCAATTGCATAGCCGGGGAAATCTAACGAAACAAGGTCTTCTGCACTTTGCTTTCGTAACGCTTCATATTCGCCACCTTGAACAATTCCGAACAATCCTTGGTCATAGGGACGATTATGTGCCTGTAGACATCTTTCCGCCCAGCGAGATGTTCTCTCCACCGAAGCTTTCATATAATTGTATTCTGCTGGATATGGAGGACATTCATCGAAAGCCATCATAATGTCAGAACCAAGAGCGTTTTGAATATCCATTGCTTTTTCAGGTGACAAGAAAAGTTTCTCACCATTTAAGTGATTACGGAAATGGACCCCCTCTTCTTTTATTTCTCGCATATCGCTAAGACTAAATACTTGAAAACCACCTGAATCAGTCAGAATTGCTCCATCCCAATTCATAAACTTATGCAACCCACCTGCTTCACGTATAATATCCTCACCTGGGCGTAACCAGAGATGATACGTATTCGATAATATTATGTTGGCTTGCATAGATTGCAGATCTTCAGGACTCATTGTTTTTACTGTTGCCAAAGTCCCTACAGGCATAAATGTTGGTGTATCAAAGGAACCATGAGGAGTATGAACTCGTCCTAATCTTGCTCCTGTTTGTTTATCCGTCTTAATTAATTCATACGTTATAGGATTCATTTTATTCTTCCTTCTTATAAGATTAACATAGCGTCACCGAAACTAAAGAAACGATATTTTTCTTTCACTGCTTCATTGTAAGCATGAAGGATTGCTTCTTTACCAGCTAATGCGCTTATCATCATAATTAATGTTGATTTAGGTAAATGGAAATTTGTAATTAAACCATCAATCGCACGGAATTCATATGGGGGATAAATAAAAATATCTGTCCACCCACTTGTAGCAACAAACTTATCATGATCACGAACAACCGTTTCTAATGTGCGAGTAGATGTGGTTCCTACAGAGATGATTCTCCGACCTGTTGTTTTAGCTTCATTAAGTTTTTCTGCTGCTACTTCCGACATGGAATAAAACTCCGAGTGCATATCGTGATCTTCAATTGAATCGACACTAACTGGTCGAAATGTACCAAGCCCTACATGTAATGTGACAAAAACAATATTGACACCCATCGCTTCGATATCTGCTAACAACTTATCTGTAAAATGTAACCCGGCAGTAGGTGCAGCTGCAGAACCTTTCTCTTTTGCATAGACAGTTTGGTATCTATCTTGCTCAGGTAATTGCTCTTTAATATATGGAGGTAATGGCATCTCACCTAATTGATCTAAGATTTCATAAAAAATACCAGTATAAGAAAAAGTCATGATTCGTCCGCCGTGATCTTTAAGATCAATACAAGTCGCTTTTAACTCCCCATTACCAAATACGACTTCAGTGCCAATTTTTACTTTTTTAGCTGGTTTAACAAGTACTTCCCATGTATCTTCTTCTTGTTGATGTAATAGTAAAACCTCTATTTTTGCACCAGTATCTGATTTTACCCCATATAATCTTGCAGGCAGAACCTTTGTGTCATTTAATACCAAACAATCACCCGCTTGTAGATAAGTAGTAATATCTTTGAAATGACGGTGAGTGATTTCACTAGTTTGTTTATCCAAAACACATAAGCGTGAAGATGTTCGATCTTTAAGCGGTGTTTGTGCAATTAATTCTTCTGGTAAATGAAAATCAAAATCTTCTATTTGCATGTTTATCTCCTTCATTTAACGAAATCTTCCAATGACGAACATAATCAATGTCAGTATGATACTAATAACAATTGAAGTTACAATTGGAAAATGTAATGTAAAATTACCTTTATTTATTGTAATATCCCCGGGTAATCTGCCAATAAACGTCCACAGAATACCAATTATGATAAAAACAACTCCAATGATAATAAACATTTTACCCATGTTTAGTCTTCACCAGTCCTTTTTATTCCTAAATGGTCATACGCCTTAGACGTAATGACTCTTCCCCTGGGTGTCCTTTGGATAAAACCAAGCTGTAATAAGAAAGGCTCATAGACTTCTTCAATCGTTTGCGATTCCTCACCGATAGTAGCTGCAATTGTGTCTAAGCCTACCGGTCCTCCATGAAACCCTTCAATAATTCCTAAGAGTAGTTTATGATCAACATGATCTAATCCTGCATCGTCTACTTGAAGCATATTTAATGCTTCTTTTGTTGACTCCAGACTTATTTCCTCTTCTCCTTTTACTTGAGAAATGTCTCTCACACGTTTTAAGAGCCTATTGGCAATTCGCGGCGTACCCCTTGATCGTCTTGCCACTTCAATAGCTGCTTTTGAAGCGATTGGCATGTTAAATATATCAGCAGTACGCTCTACAATATTGCATAAATCTTTTATCTCATAATACTCGAGACGGCTGAGTACTCCAAACCTATCGCGCAAAGGAGCACTTAATAAACCGGCTCTTGTTGTAGCTCCTACTAACGTAAAAGGAGGCAAATCAATTCTTACAGATCGCGCACTTGGACCAGAACCAATAACAATATCAATAAAGAAATCCTCCATAGCAGCATAGAGTACCTCTTCTACCGATCTAGGGAGTCGATGCACTTCATCAATGAATAAAACATCACCCGGCTCAAGGGATGACAATATTGCTGCTAAGTCTCCTGCTCTTTCAATAGCAGGACCTGAAGTGGAACGAAATTGAACACCCATCTCATGAGATATGATTGATGCTAGGGTCGTTTTCCCTAACCCTGGAGGACCATATAATAACACATGATCTAACGGTTCTTCACGCATTTTAGCTGCTTGAATAAAGATAGTTAGGTTTTCTTTTACTTTATCTTGCCCAATATATTGGGCAAGCGTAGATGGACGCAGACTAAATTCTATCTCTACATCTTGATCTTGAAGCTCTCCGTCTATCATTCGATCATCCATTTATTCTCCTCCCCCTTCCTATTTTGCTAATAATGCTAATGCTTTACGAATAGCTTCATCTGTACTTAACTCAACATTTTCTTTTTTCAAATGAGGCAGTACTTGCTTAACCTCTTTATCTGTATATCCTAATGCTTTCAGTGCTTCCATCGCTTCAGAGTACACTTCATTATCATTAACATTAATGCTTCTACTCTTTTGCTGTTCATCTGATACGGAGAATACGCTTGCTAACTTTCCTTTTAAATCAAGGATTATTTGTCTTGCTGTCTTTTTACCAACACCTGGAAAACTAGTTAAAAACTTATCATCTTCATTCTCAACTGCAGAAATAAATCCTGAGATATCCACTCCTGCCAAAATGGCTAAAGCTCCTTTTGGACCAATTCCTGAAACAGATATTAGCTTTGTAAATAAGTATTTCTCATCCTTATTTCGAAACCCAAATAAAATTTGTGCATCCTCTCGTATATGATGATAGGTTTGTATATGTATTTGCTGATTGAGTAAATCTTGAAAAATAAAAGGATTTGGGCACACTATTTCATAACCAATTCCACCTACATCCACAATGAGCGATTCATCCCCTAAGGAAACCAACGTCCCTTTAACATATGCAATCATTATTTTCATCCCCTATTTAATTACATAAGAGAATGAATAAACTTCTATTTCATTGTGAAATAGAAGCCTAAACATTCCATTAACTAATTACTTTCTTCTAAATTATGATGGATATCTTGAACGTCTTCACTTTCCTCAAGCGCATCTATTAACTTCATCATTTTTGCTTCATCTTCTGATGATAGTTGATTATAGTTTTGCGGGATTAATGTCACTTCAGAGTCAGCTAGAGTGTATTCATTTTCCTCTAAATATTTTACAACTTCTTGAAAATCTTCCGGTTCTGTATAGAGCTCAAAAGCCCCCTCTTGTGGAACAACGTCTTCCGCTCCTGCTTCTAAAGCATCCATTGTTATAGTATCCTCGTCTAAAGTACCCTCTTCATTTTCAATAACAATATATCCTTTACGATCAAACATAAATGATACACTGCCATTTTCGCCAAGGTTTCCACCATTTTTTTTGAAAGCGTGGCGTACTTCAGCAGCAGTACGGTTCTTATTATCGGTAAGAACATTAACAATTACGGCTACTCCACCTGGTCCATAACCTTCGTAGGTTATTTCTTCATAGGTTGCTCCATCAAGAGAACCTGTAGCTTTTTTAATGTTACGTTCAATATTGTCATTTGGCATATTATCGGCTTTTGCTTTCTCAACAGCTGTACGCAACGCAGCGTTTGTATTTAAATCCCCGCCACCTTGCTTAGCTGCAAGATATATATCTTTAGCATGACGCATAAAAATTTTACCTTTTTTTGCATCTTGTGCATTTTTACGTTTTTGTATATTTTTCCATTTGGAATGACCAGCCATAAGATCTTCCCCTCTCTTCAAACTCTTTTTTTACTATATCAAAAAAAGCCTATTTGGAAAAGGGATAAAGACTTCTATCATTGATTCTTATCTAACTGAAATATATCTTCAAATAAGTGTTCAACCTGCTCTCCCATTTCTTTTGCCTGTAGTCTGGAGTCCAAGTTTTTCATTCGGTCCCACTGTATATCATCAGTATAAACAATAATTTCTTTATTGTTATCTTCAAGTTGCCTTTCAATATGCTTAACAAGTTTATCTCCAGTATCAGGATCTGCATGTTCCTTTAATATTACCCCTACTACAATGCGTTCTTCAGTAGATGCCACTTGTGCTTGTACAACATCTACCCTATTTCTCAATGACTCAGTTAAACGAATAGACTCTTCATTTGTGAAGGCATCGGTATAATGATTTGCACGAGTTTCATTTACACCATACTGTCTACTTTGAATATAGCCACCTTGATCTCCAATAGATTCTGGCTGATTAGAATTTTCCATCTCTTGGTCTTCAAAGTGTATTGGTTGTACTGATTCAGTACGGTTATTATTTTGCTGATCATTTGTTGTATTATCATCCGTACATCCCATTAATATGGTTCCAAAGAAGATGCTTGAAAAAAACAGATTATACATTCTCATAATAAAAACCTCCCTTAAACTTATTTTGTATAAGGAAGGTTCTTTTACACAGTTAAATATAGGTAATTTTACAGAACATCTAATTTATATCGCATGTAACTAACAGTAATAGCTGATTTCAAACTAATTTTACTTAGCCAAAGAATGAGAGCGGGGTAAATTGTCTATAAATGCCCGATATTGTTCAAAAGCCTTCAAGCCTTGCCTTTGTAAAATCCGAATGAATAGGTTTTGAAAACCCGCATCAGAAATATATACTCCTTTCCGCGGGCGACTGGTGAGCCTCCGGTTTCTACGCAATCCGGGGGTCTCACCTAGGCCTCACTCCCACAGGACAAGGAGAACCTCGACAGCATCGCACGCAGAAAATCGATTTTTGATTTTCAAGGAGTCTCCGTATATTTCTTACGCTTATTCTAGCTATCATCCGTCTTTTGAAAAAACCTTTTTGTTATGTCTCAACCTCACCGCTTTATTCGTTCTTAATATTACGAGGATGATTTTGGCGATTGAGGGTAGAATGGTGGTTTTGGATAAACTGAACGATGTTGATTATCTATAAATTGTGCAGGAAATGTTGGTTGAGAATTTGTTGGTCCTTGATTTTGTTGAGCATTCATTTGCGGATTTTGTTTGTTCATTTCAGACGTATTTTCATTTCTATGCAGAGCGTTATTTACATAAGGTGTTGCACCTTGATATGGCGTAAAATAATTATCATTTACTGGTCTTCCATAGTCTTGAAACATTTGACCTTGATTCATATTGGACGACATCCAATTCATATTCTGAGCATTATTCATAGAATCCTCTGTATTATTTTGTTGTTGTACATTCATTGAATTTCCTGGTGAACCAAAATTATTTCCTTGCCACATCGCATTATTATCATTTCCTTGGTATCCAGTAAAATTCATTGAGGAATAATTTTTTCCCCCACATCCACAATCCCCACTATCTGATGCTCCCAATACTTCACCATGTGACGGATGAAATCCATGACCAGGATGCATCATAGGCATTGGTGCAAAACAAGGATCAAAACATGGTGGCGGCGGACATGGTACAAAATATACTGGACCCGTATTTGGTGGGCAAGGCATTGGTGGACAAGGCATCGGCGGGCAAGGTACTTTGATTGCCCCTGGTGGACAGAAATCCTCCACTGGCTTTTCTTTTGGCTTCTCTTTTGGCTTTTCTTTTGGTTTTACTTTCG encodes:
- the secDF gene encoding protein translocase subunit SecDF, producing MKKRGRIVAFFLVVLALAGVIGTTFTNITKDVNLGLDLQGGFEVLYEVEPVDSSQEISQSLLEGTVQTLNDRVNRLGISEAVIDIEGDNRIRVQLAGVDNQAEAREMLSTSAHLTFRDVNDNLYLDGTDLVEGSAKQDFDPNTNAPIVTLQLKDASKFGDVTTEISEKEDSRLVIWMDYQEGDSFEEESAKSEPKYVSAPNVDGPINSSNVMINGNFTVESAQQMADIINSGSLPVHMTEIFSTSVGAQFGEQALNETVFAGIVGVGLIILFMIGFYRFSGIIAAINLAVYVYLVILVFEMLNGVLTLPGIAALILGVGMAVDANVITFERIKEELRLGKSVKASFKSGNSNSFITILDANITTLIAAIVLFIFGTSSVKGFATMLIISIILSFLTAVLGTRLLLGLWVQSGVLKNRKPWLGVNKTQIQDIAKPEEDPKIFGRSINFVKHRKKFFITTSIIVIVGAIAIGIFRINPGVDFTSGSRIEVVADQSLTAEEVENQFAELGHEVSSVNLSGENNQIAVARFDTVLDESGVDEVQQHFNELYGQTPSVSVVSPIVGQELVKNAIYAVSIASIFMIAYVTIRFEFFFGITAVIALLHDVFLMLVLFSVTQIEFNVTIVAAILTIVGYSINNTIVIFDRIRENIRREKRVKSFKALAGVVNRSIVQSFTRTVNTSVTTIIAVLAFLILGATSIWSFALALLIGLLAGTYSSLLFASQLWFVWRARTVKDKPVDFTKKEKVEGPQV
- a CDS encoding post-transcriptional regulator, coding for MTVVPIYNGIGGDKMEMKHNVDGWKQTIIPALQSKAEELEMLGYSQATADDVWRCLKEKVWRGDPEKRLYEVIQDIFHLGSNIYLSYLTMSSYQNEDLMASIVALTENNADA
- the spoVB gene encoding stage V sporulation protein B, whose translation is MTKQSFLQGAIILIVAGMITRFMGFINRIVVARLMGEEGVGLYMMALPTLFLVMTLTQFGLPVAISKRVAEADAQNDQQKIKKIVVVSLAITLSASIVFTAILILIAPLVASTLLTDERVMVPLIVISPIIPIAAVSAVLRGYFQGKQNMTPQSVAQVIEQIVRIICVALFIQLLLPYGVEYAAAGAMFSVILGEFISLLYMVRKFKRKRTIKVRNNFFKVLADGKQTAKDLFSISIPTLGSRMIGSFSNFLDPILVVQSLALAGVTATVATKQYGELTGYAMPLLFLPTFITSSLSIALVPSIAEAEANKQIKMIHNRIHQSIRISFASGAISTVVLTIFATEILTYMYGSSSASKFLLLMAPFFLFLYIQAPLQSALQALDLARPAMWNSLIGMGMKFLIMILFASNPSFGILGAAMAICVSVVIVTLLHLAVLKKNINYMIPFIDFVKMIVLVGLTFGIGYSLKQIMPNLDGQIIIFGALLIVLLLIYILLLFILKFITKQELQQIPLFRKNK
- a CDS encoding ArsB/NhaD family transporter, with translation MEVILTGIIFIVSYIFIMTEKVNRAIIALAGGTLLILTGVYTIDEVFTQYIDWNTIALLFSMMVLISITEKTGLFTFIAIRFAQKVKGNPIALLIGSGILTAIGSAFLDNVTTVLIFVPVMIQITKLLNLPLFPFLLMIIFSSNIGGSATLIGDPPNIMIGQAVDHFTFLSFLQHTGPVAIIMFVIQILFLLVIFRKSLKEARPEVEKIVKLDAKEKLLISPLLYKSVSVLLLTIMGFILHSIVHVSMTAIALSGAILLLLLTEKDLHTEKVFSKVEWVTLFFFIGLFTIVGGLEQVGIIDELARLLVATTEGDYVTTTILILWMSGIFSGFIDNIPFVAAMIPVIQEFESYGMIYLDPIWWALAIGACLGGNATLIGASANVVVAGMAETAGEKIPFLRFMKFGLIIVFISLIVSSIYIYFRYLLPYTNM
- a CDS encoding TIGR04086 family membrane protein; the encoded protein is MNRNQWTALLYGWIALFGILIIASFILALLLNFTEFSESALSLVTLIIGIVALFIGGLIAGLKGKNKGWMIGAMIGVGFTLLIFLVQYLGYQQGFSLKQTAYHSLYLGVALLGGIIGVNLSGTTEVE
- the yajC gene encoding preprotein translocase subunit YajC — encoded protein: MEAIMPFLWIIIMFAIFYFLLIRPQQKRQKQVKQMQDNLEKGNDIITIGGLHAKIHALDEGTIVLITPEGTKLTYDRNAIREVKQD